One genomic segment of Naumovozyma castellii chromosome 7, complete genome includes these proteins:
- the SSL2 gene encoding TFIIH/NER complex ATPase/helicase subunit SSL2 (ancestral locus Anc_5.695) yields MSEVEGYTTRSKGKVFPAMGDSFFSDNDSAPTDDNISDNDFVAVDGDEDYGYAEPSVSAPQSTVRKTKKNSRRSKNTSNEETANKLAAKDQSFLHSGNSDIPADFVPDTVSGMFRSHDFSYLKLRPDHASRPIWISPSDGRIILESFSPLAEQAQDFLVTIAEPISRPSHIHEYKITAYSLYAAVSVGLETDDILSVLDRLSKVPVAQSIIDFIEGATISYGKVKLVIKHNRYFVETTQAEILQMLLKDPIIGPLRIDSDQQSKTPKEPIQSYDKLPENINPNDVEAIFSAVVGGDNERDEDDEDLDAVHSFEIGNNSVEIVKKRCQEIDYPVLEEYDFRNDHRNPDLDIDLKPSTQIRPYQEKSLSKMFGNGRARSGIIVLPCGAGKTLVGITAACTIKKSVIVLCTSSVSVMQWRQQFLQWCTLQPESCAVFTSDNKEMFQTESGLVVSTYSMVANTRNRSHDSQKVMDFLTGREWGFIILDEVHVVPAAMFRRVVSAIAAHAKLGLTATLVREDDKISDLNFLIGPKLYEANWMELSQKGHIANVQCAEVWCPMTAEFYQEYLRESARKRMLLYIMNPTKFQACQFLIQYHERRGDKIIVFSDNVYALQEYALKLGKPFIYGSTPQQERMNILQNFQYNDQINTIFLSKVGDTSIDLPEATCLIQISSHYGSRRQEAQRLGRILRAKRRNDEGFNAFFYSLVSKDTQEMYYSTKRQAFLVDQGYAFKVITHLHGMETLPNLAYASARERRELLQEVLLKNEEAAGLEVGDDADNTIGRGGNAFKRAKAVRGQGSLAGLAGGEDMAYMEYSTNKNKDLKEHHPLIRKMYYKNLKK; encoded by the coding sequence ATGTCCGAAGTTGAAGGCTACACCACTAGAAGTAAAGGGAAAGTGTTCCCAGCCATGGGCGATTCCTTCTTCTCTGATAATGACTCAGCTCCTACTGATGATAACATATCGGATAACGATTTTGTGGCAGTTGATGGTGATGAGGATTATGGATACGCCGAACCATCTGTATCAGCTCCACAATCAACTGTaaggaaaacaaaaaaGAACTCAAGAAGATCCAAGAATACctcaaatgaagaaacagCGAATAAGTTAGCAGCCAAAGATCAAAGTTTCCTGCATTCGGGAAATAGTGATATACCTGCTGACTTTGTTCCAGATACAGTGTCAGGTATGTTCAGATCACACGATTTCAGTTACCTTAAGTTGAGACCAGATCATGCTTCAAGACCCATTTGGATATCTCCAAGTGACGGTAGAATCATCTTGGAAAGTTTCTCCCCGTTAGCAGAACAAGCACAAGATTTTTTAGTTACTATTGCAGAGCCTATAAGTAGACCATCCCATATTCACGAATATAAAATTACTGCTTATTCTCTATATGCAGCGGTCTCTGTTGGTTTAGAAACAGATGATATATTATCGGTCTTGGACAGATTATCAAAAGTTCCAGTTGCACAGTCGATTATTGACTTTATTGAAGGAGCTACAATTTCATATGGTAAAGTCAAATTGGTCATTAAGCATAATAGATATTTTGTGGAAACAACCCAGGCCGAAATCTTACAGATGTTATTGAAAGATCCAATAATTGGACCTCTAAGGATAGATAGTGATCAACAATCAAAGACACCGAAGGAACCAATACAGTCGTATGACAAGCTACCGGAGAATATAAACCCAAATGACGTAGAGGCAATATTTAGTGCTGTCGTTGGTGGAGACAATGAGAGAgacgaagatgatgaagatttagatGCAGttcattcttttgaaatcGGTAATAATTCAGTGGAAATAGTTAAGAAGAGATGTCAAGAAATTGACTATCCCGTTTTAGAAGAGTATGATTTCAGAAATGATCATCGTAATCCAGACTTAGACATTGACTTAAAGCCTTCAACTCAAATTAGACCATACCAAGAAAAATCCTTAAGTAAAATGTTTGGTAATGGGCGTGCTAGAAGTGGGATTATTGTTCTACCGTGTGGTGCTGGTAAGACTTTAGTTGGTATCACCGCAGCATGTACCATTAAAAAATCAGTCATCGTGCTTTGTACGTCATCAGTGTCTGTCATGCAATGGAGACAACAATTTTTACAATGGTGTACTTTACAACCTGAGAGCTGTGCTGTCTTTACATCagataataaagaaatgtttcaaaCTGAATCTGGTTTGGTTGTTTCAACATATTCAATGGTGGCTAATACTAGAAACAGATCTCATGATTCTCAAAAAGTTATGGATTTCCTTACTGGTAGAGAATGGGGGTTTATTATCCTAGATGAGGTCCATGTTGTTCCAGCAGCTATGTTCCGTAGAGTGGTTTCTGCAATTGCAGCACATGCTAAACTAGGGTTAACAGCTACCTTGGTGAGAGAAGATGATAAGATTAGtgatttaaatttcttaattggTCCAAAATTGTATGAAGCCAATTGGATGGAACTTTCACAAAAGGGACATATTGCTAACGTTCAATGTGCTGAAGTGTGGTGTCCAATGACTGCTGAATTTTATCAAGAATATCTTAGAGAAAGTGCAAGGAAAAGAATGTTACTTTACATTATGAATCCAACCAAATTCCAAGCATGTCAATTCTTGATTCAATACCATGAAAGAAGAGGTGACAAGATCATTGTATTTTCAGATAATGTTTATGCGTTGCAAGAATATGCTTTGAAATTGGGTAAACCTTTCATTTATGGGTCTACACCTCAACAAGAACGTatgaatattcttcaaaatttccaatataATGATCAAATTAATACCATATTCTTGTCAAAGGTTGGGGATACATCCATTGATTTACCAGAGGCAACTtgtttaattcaaatttcatcGCATTATGGTTCTCGTCGTCAAGAAGCACAAAGACTGGGGAGAATTCTTAGAGCCAAGAGGCGTAATGATGAAGGTTTTAATGCATTCTTTTATTCATTGGTCTCTAAGGACACTCAAGAGATGTATTATTCTACTAAGAGACAAGCGTTCTTGGTGGATCAAGGGTATGCATTCAAAGTTATTACACATTTGCATGGAATGGAAACCTTACCAAACTTAGCTTATGCATCAGCAAGAGAACGTAGAGAACTTCTTCAAGAGGTTCTGTTGAAGAATGAAGAGGCAGCTGGTTTGGAAGTTGGAGATGATGCAGATAATACAATAGGTCGTGGTGGTAACGCATTTAAAAGAGCTAAGGCTGTTAGAGGTCAAGGGTCATTGGCAGGTCTTGCTGGTGGTGAGGATATGGCATACATGGAATATAGTACAAACAAGaataaagatttgaaagaacaTCACCCATTGATTAGGAAAATGTACTACAAAAACTTGAAAAAATAG
- the LPX1 gene encoding triglyceride lipase (ancestral locus Anc_5.693), with translation MEQIINANYKKETKITDAALSRSPNAVLVPGIDTLQIVYDLFTNIRNYDTLKQPVNLVFLHGSGMNRVIWEYYVARLAEMSDNSSWFVNKIITIDQVTHGDSSVLNREKLGVNFEWSDGARDVCEVVQREFLTNHITASTAGQVKPFNIIIGHSMGGFQALSSGVLYPYLFDLIITIEPVLITHDGGKVKGPTIMPVNFYNSLKAKMDDKFETLEDYHKTIDTNSFYTRVHPEIKQRFKEFEKVQDMEGKITMKMEQRQNLICYLTLNPGAQWLLNGLSFIKAPVVNILGGVSKWCPKENEETMNRRIPIYERDVIVGGDHLVNIEMPAETLAKVIAHITIFVDKSKRVLLHDISTNQRRTKFQQDFEAFTKARVKPINLQLSKL, from the coding sequence ATGGAACAAATTATAAACGCAAATTACAAAAAGGAAACGAAAATAACTGACGCTGCTCTCTCCAGAAGCCCCAATGCCGTATTGGTTCCTGGAATAGACACACTTCAAATTGTGTACGACTTGTTCACCAATATTAGAAACTACGACACTTTAAAGCAACCAGTAAACTTGGTATTTCTGCATGGAAGCGGCATGAACAGGGTCATTTGGGAATATTATGTAGCACGTCTGGCAGAGATGAGTGATAATAGCTCGTGGTTTGTCAATAAGATTATAACGATTGACCAAGTTACACATGGTGATTCTTCTGTTCTGAATAGGGAGAAATTGGGCGTCAATTTTGAATGGAGTGATGGTGCAAGGGACGTCTGCGAAGTAGTCCAACGGGAATTCTTAACGAATCATATCACAGCCTCAACTGCCGGTCAAGTGAAGccatttaatattattattgggCATTCAATGGGTGGATTTCAAGCTTTATCGAGTGGTGTTCTTTACccatatttatttgatcTCATTATTACCATTGAACCAGTGTTAATAACTCATGATGGTGGGAAAGTAAAAGGGCCAACAATAATGCCAGTAAATTTTTACAATTCATTAAAGGCTAAGATGGATGATAAATTCGAAACATTGGAAGATTACCACAAGACAATAGATACAAACAGTTTTTACACAAGAGTGCATCCTGAAATAAAGCAAAGATTCAAAGAGTTTGAAAAAGTACAAGATATGGAAGGCAAGATAACCATGAAAATGgaacaaagacaaaatttaatttgttaCCTAACATTGAATCCTGGTGCACAGTGGCTTTTAAACGGATTATCTTTTATTAAAGCACCTGTAGTGAACATACTTGGAGGAGTTTCTAAATGGTGTccaaaggaaaatgaagaaacaatgAATAGACGTATCCCAATATATGAAAGGGATGTTATTGTAGGTGGTGACCATTTGGTTAATATTGAAATGCCTGCTGAAACGTTAGCAAAAGTAATTGCTCATATCACAATTTTTGTAGACAAATCTAAGAGGGTACTTCTTCATGATATAAGCACTAATCAAAGGAGGACGAAATTTCAACAAGATTTTGAAGCTTTTACAAAGGCAAGAGTGAAACCTATCAACTTACAACTTTCCAAACTCTAG
- the NCAS0G00310 gene encoding Whi5 domain-containing protein (ancestral locus Anc_5.692), whose translation MPLSATSVNTTPKRNTSKRLSADFDDLDNHFHKRTSSADSRYDTTLMDTERQDEQLLKSPKVPSTPYNHVRRSSTSLGFLATPLQVQGESSGLPRSYSENPISLSPSAKIRLLPPTTPKSKHTEVFLSPSPKLKSPSVYKDNGKPIREISNNLKTRLNYAFVKLQNGWVDKTLSELETELEITSSSASSNSRRSQNTIYSSSSSYVNKFANTNGTGIDIGGADGDSESMSANAAFIKALTSPRKKPNSLANDNNNPFLSSPKSNSVSPLRWTGRTPSIVKKEPNEDQEEMEVEEKPSEVEAIETLMSLSSPKKSKYEESTLLPKRNSSSPSASSETTNNVPELAHHDADQTDIETELDSSYASESDDQN comes from the coding sequence ATGCCCCTAAGTGCAACGAGTGTGAATACAACACCAAAGAGAAACACATCCAAGAGGTTGTCTGCGGACTTCGATGATCTAGACAACCATTTCCATAAGCGAACGAGTAGTGCAGATAGCAGATATGATACGACTTTGATGGATACAGAGAGACAGGATGAACAGTTGTTGAAGTCGCCGAAAGTACCATCAACACCGTATAACCATGTTCGTCGTTCTTCCACGTCATTGGGGTTCCTCGCTACACCATTGCAAGTACAAGGAGAGTCTTCTGGTTTACCAAGATCCTACTCTGAAAATCCAATATCGTTATCACCCAGTGCCAAGATAAGGCTGTTACCACCAACGACGCCCAAATCTAAACATACAGAAGTATTCCTTTCACCATCaccaaaattgaaaagtcCCAGTGTGTACAAGGATAATGGGAAACCCATTAGGGAgatttccaataatttgaaaacaagATTGAATTATGCATTTGTCAAATTACAAAACGGATGGGTGGACAAGACTTTATCTGAATTGGAAACAGAATTGGAAATCacatcatcatcagcatCATCTAATAGTAGACGGTCCCAAAATACAATatattcttcctcttcctcatATGTCAACAAGTTCGCCAACACAAACGGTACCGGTATCGATATTGGTGGTGCTGATGGTGACTCCGAATCCATGTCTGCCAACGCTGCCTTCATCAAGGCGTTAACGAGCCCGAGAAAGAAACCTAATAGTTTAGcaaatgataataacaatCCATTTCTAAGTTCACCAAAATCGAACTCTGTATCGCCGTTACGTTGGACAGGTCGAACTCCTTCAATAGTTAAAAAGGAACCAAATGAAGATCAAGAAGAGATGGAAGTGGAAGAAAAACCATCGGAAGTGGAAGCCATAGAGACACTGATGTCTCTTTCCTCCCCAAAGAAATCCAAATACGAAGAATCTACCTTGCTACCGAAAAGGAATTCTTCATCTCCATCCGCATCTTCAGAGACAACTAATAATGTACCTGAACTGGCACACCATGATGCTGATCAAACAGACATAGAGACGGAACTGGACTCCTCGTATGCCTCTGAGTCGGATGATCAGAATTGA
- the NCAS0G00320 gene encoding uncharacterized protein: MCQLSNSRTQPTWEKGKNTLQTTPTNIDEYIKYMDVEPSISTSQTTIIKPTMIEISSSNKPAKPIWKFWSRRPISKTIDTSEESLLWEGFWSLTKSFQVTVSYNELLSNHFKDYITLNPDYGRPELILPADESEATDFGTLPVLIICGSKGETGNVKARGDKCFRKIIESYGGFKEFKTLLAQETNDESIKALQSTPQIISKTVHDNTQPKQFVFNDYSRNEGCMVLKIGPPAVVFLKCKTQQIQELCNLIEEFRSILGREGFEGNALQIARMLDEGITVQTSLHKCSPTWEQPQVVYRLSSEVTYPLHMNRRQISSFKMLCCNELKNSKGWKSKIPFGALIDTSLPIIECKMHTNVRSVVNGEGNVPVLDEKLEDSDANSEHLDVDTIIDSVK; the protein is encoded by the coding sequence ATGTGTCAGCTTAGTAACAGCCGTACCCAACCCACGTGGGAAAAAGGTAAGAACACATTGCAAACAACTCCGACGAACATCGATGAGTATATAAAATACATGGATGTTGAACCTTCCATTTCTACATCTCAAACCACAATCATCAAACCAACAATGATTGAGATCAGCTCAAGTAATAAACCGGCAAAACctatttggaaattttggAGTAGAAGACccatttcaaaaacaattgACACTTCTGAGGAAAGCTTGTTATGGGAGGGATTCTGGTCATTGACCAAGAGTTTCCAAGTGACCGTCTCGTATAATGAGCTTTTATCCAATCATTTTAAAGACTACATCACTTTGAACCCTGATTATGGAAGACCTGAATTGATTCTTCCCGCTGATGAATCAGAGGCCACTGATTTCGGTACTTTACCAGTACTCATTATTTGTGGTTCAAAGGGGGAAACCGGTAATGTTAAGGCGAGAGGTGATAAATGTTTCAGGAAGATCATTGAGTCTTATGGAGGgttcaaagaatttaagACACTTCTAGCACAAGAGACTAATGACGAGAGTATTAAGGCCTTACAATCCACTCCACAGATAATTTCGAAAACGGTTCATGATAATACTCAGCCAAAGCAATTTGTCTTCAATGActattcaagaaatgaaGGTTGTATGGTATTAAAAATTGGACCTCCAGCAGTTGTCTTTTTGAAATGTAAAACtcaacaaattcaagagCTCTGTAACTTAATTGAGGAATTTCGTTCTATCCTGGGGAGGGAAGGTTTTGAAGGCAATGCTTTACAAATCGCAAGGATGCTAGATGAAGGTATTACGGTCCAAACAAGTTTACACAAGTGTTCCCCCACATGGGAGCAGCCTCAAGTGGTTTATCGATTAAGTTCAGAGGTAACCTACCCCCTTCATATGAACCGAAGACAGATATCTTCATTCAAAATGCTATGTTGCAACGAATTGAAGAACTCAAAGGGCTGGAAAAGTAAGATTCCCTTTGGGGCACTCATTGACACTTCATTACCCATCATTGAATGTAAGATGCATACTAACGTTCGCAGTGTGGTTAATGGTGAGGGGAATGTCCCTGTTTTGGAcgaaaaattggaagattcAGATGCGAATTCGGAACATCTGGATGTGGACACCATCATCGACTCCGTCAAGTAA
- the NCAS0G00330 gene encoding uncharacterized protein (ancestral locus Anc_5.691), protein MYDPIFPQLNPKVRYKTVLERAGFEVNYAMTRKHKTKKKKHVSIQVVPIADTVQESKQAELQSDDTRVNSSIDEREEDHTREERVMSFFNFEDTTCIDIHEDESNPKGQKEFTMLTSNNSILKIVEHAAEDQEPANDQPKLANDKSATITQEEQTHVPVILNKTDQVTELLAQLDTAMSQNNEELQDSLENTGKIEQPKPRMNEYKRSSAYLSGSVHVIPRSKIYPPGEGPCRKCHGEIRGKKVFSRDFTEELSGQWHRDCFRCIKCDLKFSKSVPCYILNDNPYCQIHYHEENKSICQICKEFIEGECLQNGKLEKFHVGCLKFNA, encoded by the coding sequence ATGTACGACCCCATCTTCCCGCAATTGAACCCGAAAGTGAGATACAAGACCGTCTTGGAGAGGGCCGGCTTCGAGGTGAACTACGCCATGACGAGGAAACAcaagacgaagaagaagaagcatGTATCCATTCAGGTGGTGCCCATCGCTGACACGGTCCAGGAGTCCAAACAGGCAGAGTTGCAGAGCGACGATACGAGGGTCAATTCCTCTATAGATGAAAGGGAGGAGGACCACACCAGAGAAGAAAGAGTGATGTCgttcttcaattttgaaGACACCACCTGCATTGATATACACGAGGATGAATCCAACCCGAAGGGGCAGAAGGAGTTTACCATGCTGACAAGTAATAATAGTATACTTAAGATTGTGGAGCATGCTGCGGAAGACCAGGAACCAGCCAATGATCAACCGAAACTTGCCAATGATAAGAGTGCAACAATAACGCAAGAGGAACAAACTCATGTGCCTGtcattttgaataaaacAGACCAAGTAACCGAGTTGTTAGCTCAATTGGATACTGCCATGTCACAAAACAATGAAGAACTACAGGActctttggaaaatacTGGTAAGATCGAACAACCCAAACCCcgaatgaatgaatataaaAGGTCAAGTGCTTATCTGTCAGGTAGTGTACACGTGATACCAAGATCAAAGATATATCCGCCCGGTGAGGGACCTTGCAGGAAGTGTCATGGAGAAATACGGGGCAAGAAAGTATTTTCCAGGGATTTCACAGAAGAACTATCAGGACAATGGCATCGTGACTGTTTCCGTTGTATCAAATGCGATCTAAAATTCAGTAAATCGGTCCCCtgttatattttgaatgataACCCATATTGTCAAATTCATTACCATgaggaaaataaaagtaTTTGTCAAATTtgtaaagaatttattgagGGAGAGTGTTTGCAAAATGGGAAACTGGAGAAATTTCATGTCGGTTGTCTCAAGTTTAATGCGTGA
- the NCAS0G00340 gene encoding uncharacterized protein (ancestral locus Anc_5.690), whose translation MKMQQGTKETIEGNCQCMITDIIMTHPPPSLGRDSYPVTQYLIERYYQLIQQTPNCGAVITRETTNTLLNAIEHKDWEKETIKEQLLDADNDSSETTINGAAEEEADDFNGKETQMEVDCTSRLTKWKVWLTSIISISNYERNLRIENLLTQRNNAISYYQWRDVGYELDHLTQKHIWKHKQASQLYDYVTIENLTNKLRDRRLEQDFSGLLYLIRTNWVRNLGNMGNVNLYRHSYVGTKHIIDEYMKESHLAIEALLNQSEVDDSYLLGMLQQTRRNIGKTALVLSGGATFGLFHIGVLASLFEADLMPRIISGTSAGAIVASIFCVHTTEEIPNLLANVLNMEFNIFTDNKDLGSKENFLIKLSRFMKTGTWFDNKHLVNTMMGFLHDLTFREAYNRTGKILNITVSPASLFEQPRLLNNLTAPNVLIWSAVCASCSVPGVFPATPLFEKDPITGKITQWGGNTSVKFVDGSVDNDLPISRLSEMFNVDNIIACQVNMHVYPFLKFSVSCVGGEVQNEFSAKIKQHLSTIYNSINEEIIHYLGMGAELGIARMPLTKLRSILSQQYSGNITILPDMNMYSKLANILINPTQEFLLHETTIGARATWPKISMIRNNCGQEFALDKAITFLKGKLIMSASIKNPLQFTANPYTTIRLDHTNELVATHQHTSNMLDDNLLESEAAKSLLLLPEGSYRNNHAPTISYIRSKTPIKARRPHRKSDITSMRSLRNFEVQSALPRKRTTSTSIKSKNFLPMLRNDSNQPFYTLQSAHSPRRSPSRQRLRTYSKSNSKNNSRNNSRNNSRLSSPIKPIPSPRNGEVTSKGAIHGKEATNNQIDDSENIMTSINELLVRSNKVQSRPVISRKNSRFGKIRWGDDNNEVLHEPKN comes from the coding sequence atgaaaatgcaACAGGGAACAAAAGAGACAATAGAGGGAAACTGTCAATGCATGATCACAGATATTATAATGACACATCCACCACCATCACTAGGGAGGGACTCGTACCCGGTCACGCAGTATCTTATTGAGAGATACTACCAACTCATACAGCAGACCCCGAATTGTGGGGCTGTCATAACGAGGGAAACTACAAATACTCTATTGAACGCTATAGAGCACAAGGATTGGGAGAAGGAGACCATTAAGGAACAGTTGCTGGATGCCGATAATGACTCTTCAGAGACTACTATTAACGGTGCAGCGGAGGAAGAAGCAGATGACTTTAATGGTAAGGAAACACAGATGGAAGTGGATTGCACTTCTAGGCTCACAAAATGGAAAGTTTGGTTGACAAGTATAATATCTATCAGTAATTATGAACGCAATTTACGAATAGAGAATTTGCTGACACAGAGAAATAACGCGATATCCTATTATCAATGGAGGGACGTAGGTTATGAATTGGATCATTTGACTCAAAAacatatttggaaacatAAACAGGCTTCTCAGTTGTATGATTACGttacaattgaaaatttgacTAATAAGCTACGAGATAGACGGTTAGAACAGGATTTCTCCGGTCTCTTGTATCTAATTAGAACAAATTGGGTAAGAAATCTTGGTAATATGGGGAACGTCAACTTGTATAGACACTCATACGTGGGAACTAAACacattattgatgaatatatGAAGGAATCTCATTTAGCCATAGAAGCATTGTTAAACCAATCAGAAGTGGATGATTCATACTTATTAGGAATGCTACAacaaacaagaagaaacattGGGAAAACTGCCCTGGTACTGAGCGGTGGTGCCACGTTTGGACTTTTCCACATCGGTGTCCTTGCGTCTTTATTTGAAGCTGATCTAATGCCCAGAATTATCAGTGGAACAAGTGCTGGTGCCATTGTGGCAAGTATCTTTTGTGTTCACACTACGgaagaaattccaaatctaCTAGCAAACGTCTTAAACATggaatttaatatctttacagataataaagatttaGGAAGTAAAGAAAACtttttaataaagttaTCCAGATTTATGAAAACAGGGACTTGGTTCGATAATAAACATTTAGTAAATACAATGATGGGATTTTTGCATGATTTAACATTTCGTGAAGCATACAATAGAACGGGGAAAATTCTAAATATTACAGTCTCACCTGCATCACTATTTGAACAACCACGTTTATTAAACAACTTAACCGCACCAAATGTCCTAATTTGGTCTGCGGTTTGTGCCTCATGTTCCGTCCCAGGTGTTTTCCCTGCAACTCCATTATTCGAGAAGGATCCCATAACGGGAAAAATTACTCAATGGGGTGGGAACACATCAGTGAAATTTGTTGATGGATCAGTAGATAATGATTTACCCATTTCAAGATTATCAGAAATGTTTAATGTTGATAACATTATTGCTTGCCAAGTTAATATGCATGTTTACCCATTTTTAAAGTTCTCTGTCTCCTGTGTCGGAGGTGAAGTACAAAATGAGTTTAGTGCCAAGATAAAACAACATTTATCCACTATTTATAACTCCataaatgaagaaataattcattatttgggAATGGGAGCAGAATTAGGTATTGCAAGGATGCCATTAACAAAATTACGGTCCATCCTATCGCAACAATATTCAGgaaatattacaatattACCAGATATGAACATGTACTCCAAATTagcaaatatattaataaatccAACTCAAGAATTCCTATTACATGAAACTACCATAGGAGCCCGTGCCACTTGGccaaaaatttcaatgattaGAAATAATTGTGGACAAGAATTCGCCTTGGATAAGGCAATAACATTCCTTAAGGGTAAACTAATAATGTCAGCATCCATAAAGAATCCTCTTCAATTTACAGCTAACCCATACACAACAATAAGATTGGATCATACAAATGAACTGGTAGCAACACACCAACATACATCTAATATGTTGGATGATAATCTTTTGGAATCTGAAGCTGCTAAATCTCTCTTGTTGTTGCCAGAAGGCTCATATAGGAATAATCATGCACCAACAATAAGTTACATAAGATCAAAAACCCCCATTAAAGCCAGGAGACCACATAGGAAATCAGATATTACATCCATGAGATCATTGAGAAATTTCGAAGTACAAAGTGCATTACCTCGAAAGAGGACCACTTCCACATCAATCAAATCGAAAAACTTCTTACCCATGCTGAGGAACGATTCCAATCAACCATTCTATACTTTACAATCTGCACACTCACCAAGAAGATCTCCCAGTAGACAGAGATTAAGAAcatattccaaatcaaattcGAAAAATAATTCGAGAAATAATTCGAGAAATAATTCAAGATTATCATCACCAATTAAACCGATACCGTCACCAAGAAATGGCGAAGTCACTTCTAAAGGGGCAATACATGGTAAAGAAGCCACTAACAATCAGATTGATGATtcagaaaatataatgacAAGCATTAATGAACTCCTTGTGAGATCCAATAAAGTCCAAAGTAGACCTGTCATCTCAAGAAAAAACAGCAGATTTGGGAAAATCAGATGGGGTGacgataataatgaagtttTACATGAACCAAAAAATTAG